Proteins from one Limanda limanda chromosome 4, fLimLim1.1, whole genome shotgun sequence genomic window:
- the LOC132999601 gene encoding cytochrome b-c1 complex subunit 1, mitochondrial codes for MAASLCQVGSTVGRALAKARSPLLLSLRRGQASVSYAQSLVGAPETQLTALDNGLRIASEETGHATCTVGLWISTGSRYENEKNNGAGFFLEHMAFKGTKNYPQTALEQEVESMGGHLSAYTSREHTAYYMKTLSKDLPKAVELLSEVVQSLSLNEAEIEQQRGVVLRELEEVEGNGQEVCLDMLHATAFQGTPLGHTVLGPSSNARNLSRQDLVDYISSHYKAPRMVLAAAGGVNHDELVSLAKSHFSGVSFEYEEDAIPVLSPCRFTGSEIRVRDDALPLAHIAIAVEGASAASPDIVPLMVANSIIGSFDLTYGGGKHLSSRLARLAVEDNICHSFQAFHSSYSDTGLLGIHFVTDKHNIEDMMHWSQNAWMNLCTTVTESDVARGKNALKASLVGQLNGTTPICDDIGRHVLNYGRRIPLAEWDARIDAVTPKMVRDVCSKYIYDKCPAVAAVGPVEQLPDYNRVRSAMYWLRF; via the exons CAGT CCCCTACTGCTGTCTCTCAGGCGTGGCCAGGCCTCGGTCAGCTACGCTCAGAGCCTGGTGGGAGCCCCTGAAACCCAGCTCACTGCTCTCGACAATGGTTTGAGGATCGCGTCTGAAGAGACTGGACATGCCACATGCACG GTGGGTCTATGGATCAGCACTGGCAGTCGCTATGAGAACGAAAAGAACAATGGAGCAGGCTTCTTCCTGGAGCATATGGCTTTCAAG GGAACAAAGAACTACCCTCAGACAGCcctggagcaggaggtggagtcAATGGGTGGTCACCTGAGCGCCTACACATCTCGGGAGCACACTGCATACTACATGAAGACCCTGTCCAAAGACCTGCCCAAAG CTGTGGAGTTGCTGTCGGAGGTGGTGCAGAGCCTCTCGCTGAATGAGGCAGAGATCGAGCAGCAGAGGGGCGTGGTGCTGCGTGAGCTTGAGGAAGTTGAGGGCAACGGGCAGGAAGTTTGTCTGGACATGCTACATGCCACAGCCTTCCAGGGCACTCCTCTGGGACACACCGTGCTGGGACCTTCCAGCAATGCCAG GAATCTGAGCCGCCAGGACCTTGTCGATTACATCAGCAGTCACTACAAGGCTCCTCGCATGGTgctggctgctgctggag GTGTGAACCATGACGAGCTGGTCAGTTTGGCCAAGTCTCACTTCAGCGGAGTTTCCTTCGAGTACGAGGAAGACGCCATCCCCGTGTTGTCACCCTGCAGATTTACAGGCAGTGAG aTCCGTGTGCGTGATGATGCTTTGCCTCTGGCACACATTGCCATCGCCGTGGAGGGAGCCAGTGCTGCCAGCCCAGACATCGTGCCTCTCATGGTGGCCAACTCCATCATCGGCAGCTTTGACCTCACCTATGGTGGTGGAAAG CATCTGAGCAGCCGCCTGGCTCGTCTGGCAGTGGAAGATAATATCTGTCACAGCTTCCAGGCCTTCCACTCCTCCTACAGCGACACCGGCCTGCTGGGCATTCACTTTGTCACTGATAAACACAACATTGAGGACATGATGCACTGGTCCCAGAACGCCTG GATGAACCTGTGCACCACGGTGACAGAAAGTGATGTAGCCAGAGGCAAGAACGCTCTGAAGGCCAGCCTGGTTGGACAGCTCAATG gTACAACACCAATCTGTGATGACATCGGCAGACATGTCCTGAACTACGGCCGGCGTATTCCTCTGGCTGAGTGGGACGCTCGCATCGAT GCCGTGACCCCCAAGATGGTTCGTGACGTCTGCTCTAAATACATCTATGACAAGTGTCCTGCTGTGGCAGCAGTCG GCCCCGTAGAGCAGCTGCCTGACTACAACCGAGTGCGCAGTGCCATGTACTGGCTCAGGTTTTAA